The segment CTATCAATAACCCTAAACTCATTGTTATGCCCTTTTATGAAGTAGTAGGTTTTTTCTCCACTATAAAAACTATCCTGATAATTAGAACTTGAGCCAACTCCTGCTTGAGGTCTGATTATTTCTATGTAATAATCGGAAAGAGCTTCCAAGATTTTATGCATATATAATAATGTAATACTGAAACGATCAATGTTGTCTCTTTTAGAAATCAAGCCTTGTATAGCTATTAAATACGCATTGATTTCTGACTTCAGTTCCTGATAGAAGTAATTTGAATCTTCTCCGATATTTATTTTTCTTAACTGGTTATTTTGCACTGATTCTATTGATAAGATTAAACTTGAATGAATTGGTTTTAATATTTTCGACTCATTAATTGCTATTTTAAGTGCTTCAATTAAATTAGGACAGCTCTCCTCAGGCCTCTCATTTTTGATGACATAATCATCTGCACCGATATTGTTTAGTTCTCTATAAATCGATGTCTTATTAGATGCGGTTGTAACAATTACCTGGATGCCTCTGTTAAATTCTTTAATTTTCTCAAGTAATAAGTAGCCTGTTAAAAATTGGGGCACTGATTCAAATGCATCTTTTTCTGAAAGCCTTAAATCAAGTAAAATAACATCCGGTTTATATCCCTCAATTTTTTCCATGCAATCATCTATGATCTCGTCTTTTGAACTGCTTTTGTCAAATTCTGCTACATGGCACTCAATTTTGTCAGTTGAACTGGAAAATAGATGTTTATAAAATTTATCCCACCCTTTCTCTGCTTCATCATCTATAAGCAAAATCTTGGACTGGATATCAAAAACAGGAAGGTTGCCAATACTTTTCTTCTCTCGATCAATTTTATCCTTTTCAATTCTGTACTTGAAATAAAGATTATGCCGTATCCTGTTTTGTATATCGTTGTTAAGCTTTGCATACCCAATATACTCTGACCACAGAAAGAGAGATAGCTCATTTATGTAATTATGCCGGCTGTCATAATTTAATGGCGCGGGTATATTAATCTTTTTAAAATAGCTGTCTCGTGATTCCAAACCTTTTAAGCCACTATCCTGAATAATTCTATCAAGCAAAACTCTAACCTTGCCTAAGTCTTCATTCACGTAATAAACACCCGGAGTGGCAAGTATATCAGAGTATTCAGATAGCCTAATTAGTTCTGATAGAGTTTCCTCACCAACAAATACAATTGGAACATTATGGAAATCATTTGAACTGTTTTGCAGTCTAATATGATGAGCTAATCGCAATCCCAAAAGAGCTAAATAATCATTGTCTAATGCATATTTAACAAAAATTACGTCAGGATTGACGGGTTCAATTTGTTCAGTAATTAAATCAGATATGTAATGATCAACATCCTTTTCGGTGGGAATCTTAAAAATTAAATTATTTTCTTGAAAGTCTTTTAATTCTAAAAGAGAAGTGTTATTTGAATGAATTAGCAAATTAGTCATAAACTAAAAACCTCTCTTTTTATAACTTTAGAAAGTTGATTTTTCAAGTCAATCAAAACATTATCAGCATTTTCTGCAATTCCATCTTCATACCATTCTAAATTCAAGCTCAACTCTTCAGACATAGAGAATAAGGCTTGAGGAATACCAACTGCATCATTGTAATAATTAAGAGTCTTAATGCCTTTATTTTTACTGAGGAAGACACTTAAGTTGTTTCTTGCTTCCATAAGCAAGTTTAATTTCCACTTATTCCCGTATTGTAAAAGCAGCAAATTTGGAATTCCATTTTTTAAAAAATGTTCTATAAATAAAGTAAGACGAGGGCTGTAAAATTTATCCACTTCTATTGTTAGTATGGGAGGATCTGTCAAATGAAAATGTGAAGGACTGCCGTTGCCAGAAAAAATCACCAATGGCTTATTTGTTCTTTTACAGAAATCTTTCAAACTGCTTAATTTTACTTGAGACCAAGCGGATTGATGAGTCATTACTATT is part of the Natronogracilivirga saccharolytica genome and harbors:
- a CDS encoding response regulator, which produces MTNLLIHSNNTSLLELKDFQENNLIFKIPTEKDVDHYISDLITEQIEPVNPDVIFVKYALDNDYLALLGLRLAHHIRLQNSSNDFHNVPIVFVGEETLSELIRLSEYSDILATPGVYYVNEDLGKVRVLLDRIIQDSGLKGLESRDSYFKKINIPAPLNYDSRHNYINELSLFLWSEYIGYAKLNNDIQNRIRHNLYFKYRIEKDKIDREKKSIGNLPVFDIQSKILLIDDEAEKGWDKFYKHLFSSSTDKIECHVAEFDKSSSKDEIIDDCMEKIEGYKPDVILLDLRLSEKDAFESVPQFLTGYLLLEKIKEFNRGIQVIVTTASNKTSIYRELNNIGADDYVIKNERPEESCPNLIEALKIAINESKILKPIHSSLILSIESVQNNQLRKINIGEDSNYFYQELKSEINAYLIAIQGLISKRDNIDRFSITLLYMHKILEALSDYYIEIIRPQAGVGSSSNYQDSFYSGEKTYYFIKGHNNEFRVIDRDFSKPINVLQQFYNLYYYFTNRSKTNLFEELESLNSYRNSYSHPNLDEEFTKLEKLYVSDFKSFRKSFIRQTTAFFEYLTALR